The Fulvivirga ligni genome window below encodes:
- a CDS encoding CDP-alcohol phosphatidyltransferase family protein, whose amino-acid sequence MNSYEYRVEGQSLLKGFFRKALRPPKLSSPLVLTVAGHLAIYLATYLAYAQVFASTLNFTVIAVLIVFQVICDHLDGEMARATHSDSAMGEFTDHFFELLNQCAFALIFIFLFNVEHSLVYIVSAISVGAVNTAKYYDQYKRNLLVKARLGFAEVKVLGALILLLCIFPKAYAFINLPDGSSFSVIEVLVMAISFMNLIQIIRALLRIPHISYGMWLFQGFHVIIAVLAFLTYDGLTAMLIVFGYSILYVGRLLSAQLTDGVEKSPDFFLLLFIVIQYFTSFFDSSNTRLIILIYLVVNVLLVVLKTYRVLKMHKQATQ is encoded by the coding sequence ATGAATTCTTATGAATATAGGGTAGAAGGGCAGTCTTTATTAAAGGGCTTTTTTAGAAAAGCACTCAGGCCGCCAAAATTATCTTCACCGTTGGTCCTTACCGTAGCAGGTCATCTGGCAATATATTTAGCTACCTATTTGGCTTATGCTCAGGTTTTTGCGTCTACGCTTAATTTTACCGTTATAGCTGTATTGATCGTTTTTCAAGTCATCTGCGATCATCTGGATGGTGAGATGGCTAGAGCTACTCATTCGGATTCAGCAATGGGCGAGTTTACAGATCACTTTTTTGAATTACTTAATCAATGTGCTTTTGCGCTGATATTCATCTTCTTATTTAATGTAGAGCATTCGTTGGTTTATATAGTGTCGGCAATTAGTGTGGGTGCAGTAAATACTGCTAAATACTACGACCAGTATAAAAGAAATTTATTGGTAAAAGCGAGATTAGGCTTTGCCGAAGTGAAGGTTTTAGGCGCTTTGATATTATTACTTTGCATTTTTCCGAAGGCTTATGCGTTTATCAACTTACCTGATGGTAGCTCATTTTCTGTAATAGAAGTTCTTGTGATGGCCATTAGTTTTATGAATCTAATTCAGATCATTAGGGCATTATTAAGAATTCCACATATCTCCTATGGTATGTGGTTGTTTCAAGGCTTTCATGTTATCATAGCTGTTTTGGCTTTTCTTACTTATGACGGCCTCACTGCTATGCTGATAGTTTTTGGCTATTCTATTTTATATGTTGGGCGCTTATTGAGTGCTCAGCTTACCGATGGTGTGGAAAAGAGCCCTGATTTCTTCCTCTTGTTATTTATTGTTATCCAATACTTTACTTCATTCTTTGATAGTAGCAATACCAGATTGATTATCCTTATCTATCTAGTAGTGAATGTTTTACTCGTAGTTTTAAAAACTTACAGGGTTTTGAAGATGCATAAACAAGCTACTCAATAA